A region of the Epinephelus moara isolate mb chromosome 23, YSFRI_EMoa_1.0, whole genome shotgun sequence genome:
ATTGTTAAGCACTCTGTANNNNNNNNNNNNNNNNNNNNNNNNNNNNNNNNNNNNNNNNNNNNNNNNNNNNNNNNNNNNNNNNNNNNNNNNNNNNNNNNNNNNNNNNNNNNNNNNNNNNNNNNNNNNNNNNNNNNNNNNNNNNNNNNNNNNNNNNNNNNNNNNNNNNNNNNNNNNNNNNNNNNNNNNNNNNNNNNNNNNNNNNNNNNNNNNNNNNNNNNNNNNNNNNNNNNNNNNNNNNNNNNNNNNNNNNNNNNNNNNNNNNNNNNNNNNNNNNNNNNNNNNNNNNNNNNNNNNNNNNNNNNNNNNNNNNNNNNNNNNNNNNNNNNNNNNNNNNNNNNNNNNNNNNNNNNNNNNNNNNNNNNNNNNNNNNNNNNNNNNNNNNNNNNNNNNNNNNNNNNNNNNNNNNNNNNNNNNNNNNNNNNNNNNNNNNNNNNNNNNNNNNNNNNNNNNNNNNNNNNNNNNNNNNNNNNNNNNNNNNNNNNNNNNNNNNNNNNNNNNNNNNNNNNNNNNNNNNNNNNAACAGAGTGTCTCAACTTCTCAGTCCAGGGGAGCTAACAGCTTGTTTGTGGCTGACttataatgaaaatgaatagaaagaaagaaataataaaaaaaaaaaccaaaataaaatacgGCAGTGGACTGGCTAATtacagaaaatatgaaataatatctgttaaatacatattttacacCATAAACCACAACTGTAAATGCACAAAATTAACCAAGAAATGTACAACATATTTTTCATAGGACACTTACATGCCAACAAGCTTCACCAAACACACGTGGGACTTCCCGGAGATTGCACTACTCCACACACGGTCAACTACcttaaaacagagttaaaacaATAATGTAAACCCTGTACATTTCTCTAGTAACAAAGTGAAATCACATAGTGCGGCTTTGTNNNNNNNNNNNNNNNNNNNNNNNNNNNNNNNNNNNNNNNNNNNNNNNNNNNNNNNNNNNNNNNNNNNNNNNNNNNNNNNNNNNNNNNNNNNNNNNNNNNNNNNNNNNNNNNNNNNNNNNNNNNNNNNNNNNNNNNNNNNNNNNNNNNNNNNNNNNNNNNNNNNNNNNNNNNNNNNNNNNNNNNNNNNNNNNNNNNNNNNNNNNNNNNNNNNNNNNNNNNNNNNNNNNNNNNNNNNNNNNNNNNNNNNNNNNNNNNNNNNNNNNNNNNNNNNNNNNNNNNNNNNNNNNNNNNNNNNNNNNNNNNNNNNNNNNNNNNNNNNNNNNNNNNNNNNNNNNNNNNNNNNNNNNNNNNNNNNNNNNNNNNNNNNNNNNNNNNNNNNNNNNNNNNNNNNNNNNNNNNNNNNNNNNNNNNNNNNNNNNNNNNNNNNNNNNNNNNNNNNNNNNNNNNNNNNNNNNNNNNNNNNNNNNNNNNNNNNNNNNNNNNNNNNNNNNNNNNNNNNNNNNNNNNNNNNNNNNNNNNNNNNNNNNNNNNNNNNNNNNNNNNNNNNNNNNNNNNNNNNNNNNNNNNNNNNNNNNNNNNNNNNNNNNNNNNNNNNNNNNNNNNNNNNNNNNNNNNNNNNNNNNNNNNNNNNNNNNNNNNNNNNNNNNNNNNNNNNNNNNNNNNNNNNNNNNNNNNNNNNNNNNNNNNNNNNNNNNNNNNNNNNNNNNNNNNNNNNNNNNNNNNNNNNNNNNNNNNNNNNNNNNNNNNNNNNNNNNNNNNNNNNNNNNNNNNNNNNNNNNNNNNNNNNNNNNNNNNNNNNNNNNNNNNNNNNNNNNNNNNNNNNNNNNNNNNNNNNNNNNNNNNNNNNNNNNNNNNNNNNNNNNNNNNNNNNNNNNNNNNNNNNNNNNNNNNNNNNNNNNNNNNNNNNNNNNNNNNNNNNNNNNNNNNNNNNNNNNNNNNNNNNNNNNNNNNNNNNNNNNNNNNNNNNNNNNNNNNNNNNNNNNNNNNNNNNNNNNNNNNNNNNNNNNNNNNNNNNNNNNNNNNNNNNNNNNNNNNNNNNNNNNNNNNNNNNNNNNNNNNNNNNNNNNNNNNNNNNNNNNNNNNNNNNNNNNNNNNNNNNNNNNNNNNNNNNNNNNNNNNNNNNNNNNNNNNNNNNNNNNNNNNNNNNNNNNNNNNNNNNNNNNNNNNNNNNNNNNNNNNNNNNNNNNNNNNNNNNNNNNNNNNNNNNNNNNNNNNNNNNNNNNNNNNNNNNNNNNNNNNNNNNNNNNNNNNNNNNNNNNNNNNNNNNNNNNNNNNNNNNNNNNNNNNNNNNNNNNNNNNNNNNNNNNNNNNNNNNNNNNNNNNNNNNNNNNNNNNNNNNNNNNNNNNNNNNNNNNNNNNNNNNNNNNNNNNNNNNNNNNNNNNNNNNNNNNNNNNNNNNNNNNNNNNNNNNNNNNNNNNNNNNNNNNNNNNNNNNNNNNNNNNNNNNNNNNNNNNNNNNNNNNNNNNNNNNNNNNNNNNNNNNNNNNNNNNNNNNNNNNNNNNNNNNNNNNNNNNNNNNNNNNNNNNNNNNNNNNNNNNNNNNNNNNNNNNNNNNNNNNNNNNNNNNNNNNNNNNNNNNNNNNNNNNNNNNNNNNNNNNNNNNNNNNNNNNNNNNNNNNNNNNNNNNNNNNNNNNNNNNNNNNNNNNNNNNNNNNNNNNNNNNNNNNNNNNNNNNNNNNNNNNNNNNNNNNNNNNNNNNNNNNNNNNNNNNNNNNNNNNNNNNNNNNNNNNNNNNNACTGACAGTCTgatccttgtgcacagtgttataaaaataataaatataaaaaggacagaggtttgattctgagctgagggttaattctcgctgtgtaatatttgaatgtaaagacaaaacctgatgtccaaagaaatgactgatgtgcataaattcagtaacttaacacagtcctgagtaacaaactaatatccagcaggatttagactgtgacagacggtaaatctcCGCTAATGAATGCGCTTCAatacaagctttgacacggactgaatgaatgaggaaatgaaacagcgtgtaagagggaggagacagagaaaaacctgtcagcgagcaggttatgttcacagactcagttgtcatggtgactgactcagagtttcagttacctctctgtctggaactgaaaacccagagtttccctcatttcagggttaacttactctgagttttcactaaacccgctttctggaatacccctcaggTCACTGATTTGAACCAAACAATATTTCAGCTTTTAGTTCAATgaaatagtttatttatttattattattattattatttaatggaCTCATAGTaaacaaaatggctgcagcATCAGTGAGTACACTGCCATGTATTGGAGGAGCAGCAATGACAGAAACTGTAGGATAGATTAAATGTGTATCAGACACAGTCATGAATtggaaatgtaaatacaaaactTGTCAAACTGATCATAGACATGTGCTCCTCCTCTGAGAAACCACACAAGACTCTGACTTtaagttaaacacacacatgacaaCATCCTGGTCACCTGGGCAGGTAAAAACATCTGCTCACTAATTATTCAATAAACTAAAATATGAATCGgaccaaaaacactttttaaagccCCTGCAGGTCAGaaatttataaaacattcagAAGAGgtcagtttaaaaaacaatttaattcagCATCTCATAGAAAATGGACGCCGACTGAAAATAGATTTATCAAATGTTTATGAAACAACTTTGAGTTACAGGTGACACAGTGAAAGAGAAACAACAGCTGAGGACTGGAAAAGTTCAGGGAGAGAAAACTGTAATATCACGCAGTGTAAATACTGCAGGAGTCTGTACAGTGaatatgaaatgtgtttttatcccTGAATGAATATGTAAATGTTTCACCTCAGGCAGAACTGACTGAGACGACGTGGAGAAACAACAGGAAACTATAGTCACAGCTGTTTCCTCTGCTCAGGGTTACAGCTCTGTGAGACCTGCTGAAGAAATCAATATAACTCATATTAGACTTAATGAAACCTGTCAGATAGAAAACATTAATGAGGTGAACACATGAAGAGAATATTTATTATAAACTGTGTGAGACTGACAGGAAGCAAAAACCCAGCAAACTAAACGCATGAAAACAACAGAAGAGAGAAATAAACTTTAACAGTCAGAGAACAGGTTTTATTTTCACAGACGGagattcattattgattattgataattattattattaatgatgacattttattattttttaactatCAAACTGTAAACTaataacaaacaacaactgtccacaaaacaaacaaaaaagtgcaCTGAGGGAAAATTCAATAGATacgtaaaagtaaaataaaatataatgaggGGGATTGTGATGAtgcccttaaagggatagtgcacccaacatgaaaattcagccattatctactcacccatatgccgagggaggctcaggtgaagttttagagtcctcacatcacttgcagagatccaaggggagaggaggtagcaacacaactccacctaatggaggctgacggcgccccagattcaaacgtccaaaaacacataattgaaaccacaaaatatctccatactgctcgtccgtagtgatccaagtgtcctgaagccccgacataaaaagttgtttggaaaaacctcatttgaactctgtttttagcctcattgcagcctgtagctctaacagttagagctacaggctgcaatgaggctaaaaacagatacaaacaacaaacaacagttgttgttgtttgttgtaaagcctctgtgtttgtttacaacatGATGTCAGCGGCGGTGGAtcagagactgtggacagagctcATTAAAACTTCTCTACATGTTGCTGATCAgctgtattgataaagtattggctttttttctcgtggaggttttattgcactcacagtaacaagtgtaTTCGTTGTCAGCtcaagttatcttcacttcctgtctccacCGCATCGTCTTTACtccgtgtttgtgtgtatctgtgtgcgCACGTAAAAGTGAGGCAGCAGCCCTGACGCTCAGacaacagcaggaggaggagcggCTGCTGCAGCACGATAattcaccaaaacaaaaaccagtGAACTAACAGCTaagtgctaactgctaacagttacagctgatgctgttgtgttacatgtcacgccacttttgattctgtgatgtcatcatattgtctgacatcacacactggagccacATGATCccgctgtcgtttggttctgtgtaaagaCGTGACATCaccgtctgtgtgtttgttctcaGGATGGGGGATTATATGAAGACTCAGCTGGTGAGCGCAATCCAGCTGCAGGAGGTGGAACTGCAGGACAACCAGCAGGGCAGCAAGAAGAACAATAATGGTGAGTctgaaatcaaaaatcaataaacTGTCTCGTTGATGAGAGCCTGGAGAGTCAATCTGATCAGTCAGCAGGTAattgttgttgggtttttttcatcttcagacatcaataaataatgtaaacaaGTAAAACAATCTCTCTTTGGATCAGCTGatacacacgtgtgtgtgttttgttctgaCGGGAGAACCGTTTGTAATGTTCTAATGaacaaataataaaactttatttgaaCTGTGGGCGCAGCAGCAGACGAGAcgttcactgtggaggaagCTGTGGAAACAATCGGCTTCGGACGCTTTCATGTCCTGCTGTTTGTCATCATGGGGAGCTCCAACGTAAGTTTACATCTACTGTACATTGAAACAGTACATTTATATGTTATATACAATCTAACATGCTGTTGTAAACAGATCTGTCTGATTATTACAGATAAACTAACTAATGAATCTTATTTAAGATTAGGCAGTTAGAATTTCATGTGAAAGAACAGAAGTTAAATTTCTACAAAATGAAGTTCATCAAATTAAAACTGCAGATCTTCGACACATTTACAGAACTTTTATTGATTAAGAGAGCAAACAGATGTattttatattctgtttgttAGAGTGAATATGAACATGATCTCTGCTGCGTTAAACTGTGATCTCTGCTGTGTTAAACTGTGATCTCTGCTGCGTTACTCTGTGATCTCTGCTGCGTTAATCTGTGATCTCTGCTGTGTTACTCTGTGATCTCTGCTGCGTTACTCTGTGATCTCTGCTGCGTTAATCTGTGATCTCTGCTGCATTAAACTGTGATCTCTGCTGCGTTAAACTGTGATCTCTGCTGCGTTAATCTGTAATTGTTGCTGCTTTATATATGCCTAATGTCACAGTCTAACTCAGCAGAGATCACAGTTTAACGCAGCAGAGATCACAGATTAACGCAGCAGAGATCACAGTCTAACTCAGCAGAGATCACAGCTGCAACAGGCTGACACAGTTAATGTGATATCTAAGTATATACATCTGCATTGAGCTCATGTTGTCGTTTAAAGTCATTGTTAGTGTCAATGAAGATTAAAGATTCAACGTCCTTCTATCTGATTTCAGTTCTtccaataaaagaaaaaaaacagttgtgaGCAGAGACTCtgtaactctgtgtgtgtgtgtgtgtgtgtgtgtgtgtgtgtgtgtgtgtgtgtgtgtgtgtgtgtagatcgTGGAGGCGATGGAGATCATGCTGCTGGCCGTAGTTTCTCCAGAGATTCGATGTGAGTGGCGTCTAGACGACTGGCAGGTCGCTCTCGTTTCCACCGTGAGTCACAGCTCATTAATATTTCATTCATCAATAAGAGTTCTGAACATGATTTACTTATATTTTacacacagctgtgtttatttttattttttatcatttttttactGTGAGATATGAACGGTCATCTCTCAGAGAGAAACTCATATGGATCTGTCCTCCTCACACTTCTGATAAACATCAAGTCTCATATTAAATACCCACAATGCCTCATCAGGTCAGGTGACATCACACAGACTCATTATAAACATTCCTGATCCAGGTGTCTATTAATACCTGACCTGACTACACCTGTTCACACCTGACTACACCTGATCAGACCTGTTTACATATTAAAGAtcattgtaattattattagaCACCTGTTTGTTCTCACCGTGGTGTTTCAGGCTCTTTAAAATATCCCAGAGTGAAACCCGGTGATTGTCACATGCtgaagctcctcctcctccccctcctccccacctcctccccctcctcctccccacctCCTTGTTGTGTCTCAGATGGTGTTCCTGGGCTTCATGCTGTGTGGAGTTTTGGGAGGATACATCGCTGACAGATACGGACGTTGGAAGGTCAATAACTTCTTTAttatatccaccttattttcaaacacggaagtaaatagtgatcaacttccgtttttttgtgcgtgacttccggtcagctgctttccctcatgctttcccttaccggagctaacggtgcaagctatgtttttttcaattttcagttgtttatgttaNNNNNNNNNNNNNNNNNNNNNNNNNNNNNNNNNNNNNNNNNNNNNNNNNNNNNNNNNNNNNNNNNNNNNNNNNNNNNNNNNNNNNNNNNNNNNNNNNNNNNNNNNNNNNNNNNNNNNNNNNNNNNNNNNNNNNNNNNNNNNNNNNNNNNNNNNNNNNNNNNNNNNNNNNNNNNNNNNNNNNNNNNNNNNNNNNNNNNNNNNNNNNNNNNNNNNNNNNNNNNNNNNNNNNNNNNNNNNNNNNNNNNNNNNNNNNNNNNNNNNNNNNNNNNNNNNNNNNNNNNNNNNNNNNNNNNNNNNNNNNNNNNNNNNNNNNNNNNNNNNNNNNNNNNNNNNNNNNNNNNNNNNNNNNNNNNNNNNNNNNNNNNNNNNNNNNNNNNNNNNNNNNNNNNNNNNNNNNNNNNNNNNNNNNNNNNNNNNNNNNNNNNNNNNNNNNNNNNNNNNNNNNNNNNNNNNNNNNNNNNNNNNNNNNNNNNNNNNNNNNNNNNNNNNNNNNNNNNNNNNNNNNNNNNNNNNNNNNNNNNNNNNNNNNNNNNNNNNNNNNNNNNNNNNNNNNNNNNNNNNNNNNNNNNNNNNNNNNNNNNNNNNNNNNNNNNNNNNNNNNNNNNNNNNNNNNNNNNNNNNNNNNNNNNNNNNNNNNNNNNNNNNNNNNNNNNNNNNNNNNNNNNNNNNNNNNNNNNNNNNNNNNNNNNNNNNNNNNNNNNNNNNNNNNNNNNNNNNNNNNNNNNNNNNNNNNNNNNNNNNNNNNNNNNNNNNNNNNNNNNNNNNNNNNNNNNNNNNNNNNNNNNNNNNNNNNNNNNNNNNNNNNNNNNNNNNNNNNNNNNNNNNNNNNNNNNNNNNNNNNNNNNNNNNNNNNNNNNNNNNNNNNNNNNNNNNNNNNNNNNNNNNNNNNNNNNNNNNNNNNNNNNNNNNNNNNNNNNNNNNNNNNNNNNNNNNNNNNNNNNNNNNNNNNNNNNNNNNNNNNNNNNNNNNNNNNNNNNNNNNNNNNNNNNNNNNNNNNNNNNNNNNNNNNNNNNNNNNNNNNNNNNNNNNNNNNNNNNNNNNNNNNNNNNNNNNNNNNNNNNNNNNNNNNNNNNNNNNNNNNNNNNNNNNNNNNNNNNNNNNNNNNNNNNNNNNNNNNNNNNNNNNNNNNNNNNNNNNNNNNNNNNNNNNNNNNNNNNNNNNNNNNNNNNNNNNNNNNNNNNNNNNNNNNNNNNNNNNNNNNNNNNNNNNNNNNNNNNNNNNNNNNNNNNNNNNNNNNNNNNNNNNNNNNNNNNNNNNNNNNNNNNNNNNNNNNNNNNNNNNNNNNNNNNNNNNNNNNNNNNNNNNNNNNNNNNNNNNNNNNNNNNNNNNNNNNNNNNNNNNNNNNNNNNNNNNNNNNNNNNNNNNNNNNNNNNNNNNNNNNNNNNNNNNNNNNCAGCAGTACCCCCAGtagccccccagcaggacactGCACCACATCACACTGCAGAAtctgctcaggaatggtccaaggaacgtgacaaaggTTGAACTTAGGCATCGACCCAGCTTTCACATTCCCCAGACCCcgatctgatcaaacatctgtgggacaaACCAGAACCCCAGAGGTCCTTTGCCcggcctcgacaggtcagagccaagtccgatctaTGATGGGgtctctgacctgtcgaggcctggagacaggacctctgggagtgtcctgtggTGTGTGGCACTAAGGTGTTGTTGacggatcctttgagtcctgcaGGTTGTGAGATAAGGTACCAGCATGCCCAATGGATGTTTGATCAGATCGGGATCTGTGGAGTCTGAAGGCCAGGTTGAGGCCTTGAGCTCTTAGTCACATCCCCCGGGGTCGCTCCTGACCAGTGTTTGTGGTgtgacatggtgcattgtcctgttGGGGTGGcgcactgccatcagggagtggaGTTGCCATGGGgcggagggggggggggggttaccTGGTCTGTAATGGTGTTCAGGTGGGTGGAGCACATCAGGTGGCATCTACATCAATGTCTGGACCAAAGGTTCCTATATAATATGTTATTGATATACAGTGTCatgttacagtatgtgtgtatgttgttgtgtgtatgtgtgattattgttgtgtgtatgtgttgtcaGGTGGTGTTTGGCGGCTTCGTGTGGAGCGCATACTTCTCTCTGCTGACCTCGTTCGCTCCGTCGTACAGCTGGTTCATCTTCCTGCGCAGCATGGTGGGCTGCGGCGTCGCCGGGGTGTCACAGgggtcagcacacacacacacacacgcacacacacacacacacacacacacacacacacacacacacacacacacacacacacacagtgtgagtGACGTCCATGTTGTTGTTTCAGGTTTGTGTTGAAGACTGAGTTTATTCCTGCAAAGTACCGAGCGTCTCTGCTGCCGCTCGCCTCCGTGAGTCTGACATCACtctgacatcatccatccatccacaccTCAGCTGATGTGACATtaatgatattaataataaacCATCAGTGTGACAGCTGACATTAAACCAAGGATCTGATCCTGATCACTTCTAAAGACCTGGATCAGACCTGGTCCTGGTCTCTGGGATCAGAACAGGACGTCCTCAGTAAACAGTATCAGACTGAGATCAGGTCCCTGAGGGTCTCCAGTCAGAACCATCAGTCACATGTTTGTCTCATACTGAGTCTGAAGATCCAGATCTGGACTCATGTCTCCCATGTCTCTGTCCAACTGTCTCAGTCCTCCATGTCTCTGTCCAACTGTCTCAGTCCTCCATGTCTCTGTCCAACTGTCTCATCTCAACACTGATAGATTCTACTGATTTAAGTCAAAGTGTTCTGATGGAACAAGAGACTCAAGGTTGGTTAATATGTCCCATcatgctctctgtctgtctgtctgtctgtcccctgtctgtctgtctgtctgtctgtctgtctgtctgtctgtctgtcccctgTCTgtcccctgtctgtctgtctgtcccctgTCTgtcccctgtctgtctgtctgtctgtcccctgtctgtctgtctgtctgtctgtctgtccgtccgtcctcTATCTGTCCTCTATCTGTCctctatctgtctctgtgtccctCAGATCTTCTGGATGACAGGCTCCATGTTGATCATCTTACTGGGGATGTTGGTGGTTCCCAGTCTGGGCTGGAGGTGGATGATCCGGATCTCCGTCACTCCCAGTATCATCCTCATCTTCCTGTTCAAGGTGACACGTCctcctgtcctcacctgtcctcacctgtcctcacctgtctgtctctctgtcctcacctgtcctcacctatctgtctctctgtcctcacctatctgtctctctgtcctcacctgtcctcacctgtctatctctctgtcctcacctgtctatctctctgtccttacctgtctgtctccttGTCCCCCTGTCTGTCTCAGTACATCCCAGAGTCGGCTCGTTATAACGTCTCAGCAGGAAACGTCGGCGCTGCCGTTGAGACTCTGCAGCGAATCGCTCGGATGAACCGAGCGTCTCTTCCCCCGGGACGCCTGGTGGAGCCGGTGGTGGTACgttcagtgacatcatcagctgaGTGCTTGTGAtaagtgatgatgtcatcatgtcacgTGACGGCGTGTGTTTCAGAGGGAAAGAGGAAACTGGAGGATTCTGCTGAACTCATCTTTCAGGAGGACGTCTGTCCTGCTGTGGTACTCCTGGTAACATGTCACTTCCTCCACTTCTGTTTCATCACTTGTCCGATAAACACGCTCCACGTCTCACGTTGTGGCGTCTCTCGTCCGCCAGGTTCGTGGCGTCCTTCGCATACTACGGCTCGGTGCTGAGCAGCTCGGAGCTGCTGGAGAAGAACCTGCTGTGTATGACGGACGCCGACCGAGAGCATCAGGTCAAACACCGCCATGAGGACGGGCTGTGTTACTGCATCCCCTTCCAGTTCAGCGACTACCAGACGCTGCTCATCAGCAGCCTCGGCGAGGTCGCACGTAAGACTCAGTGACATCACCATCAGACACGCCCACAGACCTAATGACCAGCCGCCAATCAGACTGTTTAATTTAACAACTACCAGACCCTGCTCATCAGCAGCCTCAGCGAGGTCGCACATAAGAGACTCCGCCCTCACACTGAGACTCCGCCCTCACACTGAGACTCCACCCTCACACAGAGACCCCGCCCTCACACAGAGACCCTGCCCTCACACTGAGACTCCGCCCTCACACTGAGACTCCGCCCACCTGAAACCTGACTACCAACCAGGCGGTTTAATTTAACAAGTATTTAATTAAAGCCACAACGTCtcgttttatttatttaacatcctcctctgtcctcctgtcccaTGTCCTCTGTccccctctgtcctcctctgtcctcctgtcccaTGTCCTCTGTCCCCCTCTGTCCTCCTTTGTCCtactctgtcctctgtcctccactgtcctcctctgccttctgtcctcctgtccccTGTCGTCctgtcctcctctgtcctctcagtGGTCCCATTAAACATCTGTCTGCTGAACGTGGTTGGACGGAGGATGAGTCTGACGGTGGTTCAGCTGCTCGCCGCCATCGTCTTCATGATGATCAACATCTGCACCACCATGTAAGGATCTGTCACTGCTGGAGTCTGACTGGGGACAGGTTTATGAGGACACCTCCAGGTTTATAAAGACATCCAGTCTGACTAGACACAAGTCTATGAGGACACCTCCAGGTTTATAGAGACATCCACAGGTCTGTGAGGACTCTCTGACCCTGTTTTTGTCTCCTTCAGGTT
Encoded here:
- the svopl gene encoding putative transporter SVOPL isoform X1, giving the protein MGDYMKTQLVSAIQLQEVELQDNQQGSKKNNNAADETFTVEEAVETIGFGRFHVLLFVIMGSSNIVEAMEIMLLAVVSPEIRCEWRLDDWQVALVSTMVFLGFMLCGVLGGYIADRYGRWKVVFGGFVWSAYFSLLTSFAPSYSWFIFLRSMVGCGVAGVSQGFVLKTEFIPAKYRASLLPLASIFWMTGSMLIILLGMLVVPSLGWRWMIRISVTPSIILIFLFKYIPESARYNVSAGNVGAAVETLQRIARMNRASLPPGRLVEPVVRERGNWRILLNSSFRRTSVLLWYSWFVASFAYYGSVLSSSELLEKNLLCMTDADREHQVKHRHEDGLCYCIPFQFSDYQTLLISSLGEVALVPLNICLLNVVGRRMSLTVVQLLAAIVFMMINICTTMFGFTVLLFLLRSLVSMNFNVVYIYTAEVYPTVARSLGMGFCTSFSRIGGMIAPFIAQVLMSQSVILALTPFAVACVICSLANFLLPIETKGRALLQTS
- the svopl gene encoding putative transporter SVOPL isoform X2 yields the protein MGDYMKTQLVSAIQLQEVELQDNQQGSKKNNNADETFTVEEAVETIGFGRFHVLLFVIMGSSNIVEAMEIMLLAVVSPEIRCEWRLDDWQVALVSTMVFLGFMLCGVLGGYIADRYGRWKVVFGGFVWSAYFSLLTSFAPSYSWFIFLRSMVGCGVAGVSQGFVLKTEFIPAKYRASLLPLASIFWMTGSMLIILLGMLVVPSLGWRWMIRISVTPSIILIFLFKYIPESARYNVSAGNVGAAVETLQRIARMNRASLPPGRLVEPVVRERGNWRILLNSSFRRTSVLLWYSWFVASFAYYGSVLSSSELLEKNLLCMTDADREHQVKHRHEDGLCYCIPFQFSDYQTLLISSLGEVALVPLNICLLNVVGRRMSLTVVQLLAAIVFMMINICTTMFGFTVLLFLLRSLVSMNFNVVYIYTAEVYPTVARSLGMGFCTSFSRIGGMIAPFIAQVLMSQSVILALTPFAVACVICSLANFLLPIETKGRALLQTS